The window CGATGTATTCACCGACGCCATTTTTGGTTTCCATGCCCAGCAGGCAGTAGAAAAGGGACTCAAGGCGTGGTTGTCGGCCTTGGAAATCCTGTTTCCTCTGACCCATGACATCAGCCGCTTATTGCCATTACTGGAACAGCAAGGAGCGGAGATGAGGGATCTGTGGGACTGGGTGGAACTCACCCCGTTCGCTGTAGAACACCGCTACGCCTGGAGTGATGACGCTGAAGTCGCACTGGACCGCACCGAACTGATCACCCGGATCCATGGACTGCTTGAACATATTGATGACCAGATCAGACATGTTGGCCCATGAATGTCAATTCATGTCGGACATGAAATCACAAAATACTTCCTTATTGTTTTGAGCAGGTCGGTGTGATGGCAGAAGAGTCTTTTATCAGCGATTTGTTTGGTCCGGCGAGTCGTCTGGCCCGGGAGATTCCGGGATACGAGGTGCGGGCCGTGCAGCGCCGCATGGCCGGACGGGTTGTCGATGCGGTGCGGGAAAACAAATTTTTATTGGTCGAGGCCGGCACCGGCACCGGCAAGACCCTGGCCTATCTGTTGCCTTTGTTGACCCTGGGTGAGCCGGTCGTGGTTTCGACGGCCACCAAGGCGTTGCAGGATCAGATCGTGGCCAAGGATCTGCCCCTGCTGCGCCGGGTGGTGGAGCGGCCATTTCGGGCGGCGGTCCTCAAGGGGCGGGGCAATTATGTCTGCCTGCATCGCTTTCGTCAGGTCGAGCAGGATCCGACCTTGCACATGTCGCGCTCGCATCAGGAGTGGCAACGTATTGTTGCCTGGGTCCACACCACCCGAACCGGGGACAAGGATGAACTGACCGATCTGCCTGAACGTCTCCCTTTCTGGGCCGGCGTGACCTCCACCACCGATAATTGTCTGGGCCAGAACTGCCCCCGGCATGACGACTGTTTCCTGATCCGCGCCCGGGATCAGGCGCGGCGGGCGCATCTGGTGGTGGTCAATCACCATCTTTTTTGTGCCGACCTGGCGGTGCGGGATGGGGGGTTTGGCGAAATTCTTCCCGACTATGACCGGGTGGTGTTCGATGAGGCCCACCAGTTGCCGGATGTGGTGACCCGGTTTTTTGGTTGGGAGATCAGCAATTATCAATTGCGCGAGCTGGTGCGTGATGGCCGGGCCGAGTTTGCCGAGGTGGGCGCGGATGATCCGGATTTGACCCAGGCCTTGCAGGGGTTGGAAGATGTGGCCAATCTGTTGCGGGGAACCTTTCCGACCGAGGATTGCCGGGCCGGTCTCACCCAAGCCGACATGGACCAGGGGGTTGGTCGCTCTCTGGTCACGGTGGAACAAGGGTTGCACCGGCTGGCCGAGGCCCTGGAGCCGCACCGTCCGCGCAGTGCCGGCCTCGCCACCTGTGCGCGCCGCATCACCGAACTCCTCGCCATGGCCGGACGCATCCGTACCCTGGACGATCCCACCAGGGTCTACTGGTTTGAAACCCGTGGCCGGGGGATTTTTCTTCAGGCTTCTCCCCTGGAGGTGGGGCCGCTCCTGAATGAAATTCTGCATCCCCTCCTCAAGGCGGCGGTCTTCACCTCCGCCACCCTGGCCACCGACGCCGGCAGCGACCCTTTCCGCTTCCTGCGCCAGCAGTTGGGTCTGCCTGAGGAGCAGATTATTGTTGAGCAACTTCCTCCGGCCTTTGATTTTTCCCGCCAGGCCTGCCTCTATTTGCCGCTCCATCTGCCCGATCCGGATGCCGCCAATTTTCCGGAGCTGGCCATTCAGGAAATCCTGGCCTTGCTGGAAGCCTCTTCCGGTCGTGCCTTGTGTCTCTTTACAAGTCGCCGCATGCTGGATCGAGTGCATGAAGGCTTGAAAGGCCGCATTCCGTATACCATCCTGGTCCAGGGCGAGGCCCCGAAACGGGCGCTTTTGGAGGCCTTTCAGGCCGAGCGTTCCTCGGTTTTGCTGGGTATGGCCAGTTTTTGGGAAGGGGTCGATGTCCCGGGCGAGGCCCTCTCCATGGTGATCATCGACCGGCTCCCTTTTGCCTCGCCGGGGGATCCCCTGGTGGCGGCCCGCAGCCGGCATCTGGCCAGTCAGGGCGGCAATGCCTTTGCGGATCTGTTTCTGCCCCGGGCCATTCTCTCCTTGAAACAGGGGTTGGGGCGTCTTCTGCGACGTTCCGATGATCGGGGCGTCATGGTGGTTTTGGACATGCGTCTGGTCCGGCGCAGTTATGGGCGGCGTTTCCTGGAGAGCCTGCCCCGCATCCCCATCATTCGCCAAATTTCTGCGGTTCGGGAGTTTTTTGCATGAAAATTCTGGCCATGGACACTTCGGATCGGGAGGGGTCTGCTGCCCTGTTGGAGGACGAGAGTCTGATCGTGCGGCGGTGTTTTCAGGGTCCGGAGGGGCACATGCTTCACCTTCCCAAGGCCGTGGCGGAAATATTGGCCGCTGCCTCCTGGACCCCTGCCAGTCTCGACCTGCTGGTCGTCACCCTGGGTCCTGGTGCCTTTACCGGCCTGCGTATTGCCCTCGGTTTTGCCAAAGGTCTGGCCATGGCCGGACAGATACCCTTGAAGGGCATCTCCACCCTGGAGCTGTTGAAAAATGGCCTTGGAGGTTCTGGAGCGCCCGCATTCATGGCGGCATTTTCCCCACAGACGCATGTCAGTCCCATCCTGGTCGCCATGGATGCCCGGCGCGGCGATGTGTTCGCAGCTCTCTATCATACCGATGGTCGCTGCCTCTGGCCGCCCGGACGTTGGACACCTGAACAACTGACCGCCCGGATTGCCCAGGTTCCGGAAGGGGTGCGCGTGGTGTGGGAGGGGGATCGGGATGCCGTGATCCTGGGTCGCCTGGGTCTGCACCGGTTCAACGTGGAAGGTACCGATGATCCCCTGACTTTGGAACCCCTCTATCTGCGGCGTGCCGATGCCGAACAAGCCGCGCAGGCAGAACCGGTTGGCGCATGATTCAATCCCGGGCCATGACGCCGGAGGATTTACAGGCCGTGGCCGCCTGCGCAGCCGATCTGATGCCCCATCCCTGGAGCCTGGCCATGCTGACCGAAGAACTTCAGTTTGGTTCTTTGGGACGGGTTCTGGTCGCGGATGCTGGTCAGGTCGTTGGGTATCTATTATTGCGCCCCTTGCTGGACGAGTGGCATCTCATGACCATCGGTGTCAGTCATTCCTGTCAGCGAAGCGGCCTGGGGCGCCGCTTGTTGACCGAGGCCATCCAGCATGCCACCACCCACCAGGGCCGCGTCCTGCTCCTGGAGGTGCGGGTTTCCAACCTTCCCGCTTGTCGTCTCTATGAATCCATGGGTTTCCGTACCCTGCATCGCCGCCGCAACTACTATCCAGCTCCTCCCGTTGCCGAAGATGCCCTGGTCATGGAGCTTTTATTATAGTCGGAAATTTCCTGGTCATGGTTTTGCTCGGCAAGGGCCAGATCACGCGCCAACGGTGCCATCATGTTCAAGTGTTTTTCCCTGAAATGACGGCCACGCGCCCGTCCAGGGGAGTTGGCCCAGGGGGATTTTGCAATGAATGGCAAGCGGATTTCGTTGGAATTTTTGGGGTGTCGATGATAGCCTGACGGAAGATGTGGGTGCCCCCTGTCTTTTCCAAAAACGACGCGCACGCAAAATGCCATCCAGGTAGGTGACCATGGCCAGAAAAAGTAATGTCGCGAGGGTTGCCGATGTTTATCTACCCCCTCCAATTGGGGACAATTTTTCTCCCGGTGGTAACGACAGGAGACAACTCGGACGCTTTCAAAATCATTATTCAGCTTCCGATGACCGCAAATTTTCCAGAGAATACTGTGATATTAAAATTGAGATCCACTCATTGCGATGGACTCTCTGGTTTATTTTTATAATCATTGTTTGTTGTAAAATCTGTTTGGCCGGTATGCTGGCCAAAGGGTTTGGATGGTTGTGATTTGTCAGTGGATTGAAAAATAACATGAACCGCGAACAGGCCTTGACCACTCTGGCACATCTCAAAGCAACCCTCGTCGAACAATTCGGCGTGACACGCTTGGCCTTATGCGGTTCAACCGCAAGAAACGAAGCGCTTGCAGGCAGTGATGTGGACATTCTCGTTGCCTTTGACGGTCCCGCCACATCAAAACGCTATTTTGGCGTCCAGTTTCTTCTGGAAGATACCCTGGGCTGCCAAGTCGATCTCATCACCGAAAAAGCCCTGCGTCCCGAGTTGCGCTCCTTCATCGAACACGATGCTGTCAATGTCTGATTCGCCAAAAAAACGACCTGAACGTGAGTGGCGTTTATACTTGCATGATATGATTCACTATATTGAAAAGGCAATGTCTTATACCAAAGGAATGAGCCGTGATGAATTTGAAACTAACGAGTTAATTTATGATGCAACTGTTCG of the Magnetococcales bacterium genome contains:
- a CDS encoding HEPN domain-containing protein, with the translated sequence MKGIDYALELLRLARADHRAMTGMLDPDVFTDAIFGFHAQQAVEKGLKAWLSALEILFPLTHDISRLLPLLEQQGAEMRDLWDWVELTPFAVEHRYAWSDDAEVALDRTELITRIHGLLEHIDDQIRHVGP
- a CDS encoding ATP-dependent DNA helicase, giving the protein MAEESFISDLFGPASRLAREIPGYEVRAVQRRMAGRVVDAVRENKFLLVEAGTGTGKTLAYLLPLLTLGEPVVVSTATKALQDQIVAKDLPLLRRVVERPFRAAVLKGRGNYVCLHRFRQVEQDPTLHMSRSHQEWQRIVAWVHTTRTGDKDELTDLPERLPFWAGVTSTTDNCLGQNCPRHDDCFLIRARDQARRAHLVVVNHHLFCADLAVRDGGFGEILPDYDRVVFDEAHQLPDVVTRFFGWEISNYQLRELVRDGRAEFAEVGADDPDLTQALQGLEDVANLLRGTFPTEDCRAGLTQADMDQGVGRSLVTVEQGLHRLAEALEPHRPRSAGLATCARRITELLAMAGRIRTLDDPTRVYWFETRGRGIFLQASPLEVGPLLNEILHPLLKAAVFTSATLATDAGSDPFRFLRQQLGLPEEQIIVEQLPPAFDFSRQACLYLPLHLPDPDAANFPELAIQEILALLEASSGRALCLFTSRRMLDRVHEGLKGRIPYTILVQGEAPKRALLEAFQAERSSVLLGMASFWEGVDVPGEALSMVIIDRLPFASPGDPLVAARSRHLASQGGNAFADLFLPRAILSLKQGLGRLLRRSDDRGVMVVLDMRLVRRSYGRRFLESLPRIPIIRQISAVREFFA
- the tsaB gene encoding tRNA (adenosine(37)-N6)-threonylcarbamoyltransferase complex dimerization subunit type 1 TsaB; translation: MKILAMDTSDREGSAALLEDESLIVRRCFQGPEGHMLHLPKAVAEILAAASWTPASLDLLVVTLGPGAFTGLRIALGFAKGLAMAGQIPLKGISTLELLKNGLGGSGAPAFMAAFSPQTHVSPILVAMDARRGDVFAALYHTDGRCLWPPGRWTPEQLTARIAQVPEGVRVVWEGDRDAVILGRLGLHRFNVEGTDDPLTLEPLYLRRADAEQAAQAEPVGA
- the rimI gene encoding ribosomal protein S18-alanine N-acetyltransferase; the protein is MIQSRAMTPEDLQAVAACAADLMPHPWSLAMLTEELQFGSLGRVLVADAGQVVGYLLLRPLLDEWHLMTIGVSHSCQRSGLGRRLLTEAIQHATTHQGRVLLLEVRVSNLPACRLYESMGFRTLHRRRNYYPAPPVAEDALVMELLL
- a CDS encoding nucleotidyltransferase family protein, which produces MNREQALTTLAHLKATLVEQFGVTRLALCGSTARNEALAGSDVDILVAFDGPATSKRYFGVQFLLEDTLGCQVDLITEKALRPELRSFIEHDAVNV